The Planctomycetota bacterium genome includes a window with the following:
- a CDS encoding transaldolase: MTLVQKPKSAPSVSSPSIANLKVKLFADGADKAGMLEMAAKPHIQGLTTNPTLMRKAGITDYKAFALDILKDIPSKPISFEVFSDDFAEMERQAIQIAGWGRNVYVKIPVTNTKRQSACDLVRNLSKRGIKLNVTALMTLKQVREIAACLDPQVPSCVSIFAGRIADTGVDPVPMMHEAVRMLEPLPKAELIWASPRELLNVFHADSVGCHIITVTNDVLKKLELVGKNLDEYSLETVKMFHNDALAAGFSI, encoded by the coding sequence ATGACGCTGGTCCAGAAACCGAAGTCCGCGCCAAGTGTGTCTTCCCCCTCGATCGCCAACCTCAAGGTCAAGCTCTTCGCGGATGGCGCCGACAAGGCGGGCATGCTCGAGATGGCCGCCAAGCCGCACATCCAGGGGCTGACCACCAATCCGACCCTGATGCGCAAGGCTGGCATCACCGACTACAAGGCCTTCGCCCTGGACATCCTGAAGGACATTCCCAGCAAGCCCATTTCGTTCGAGGTTTTCTCGGATGACTTCGCGGAGATGGAGCGGCAGGCGATCCAGATCGCCGGCTGGGGGCGCAACGTCTATGTGAAGATTCCGGTGACCAACACCAAGCGGCAGTCCGCCTGCGACCTGGTCCGCAACCTCTCCAAGCGCGGCATCAAGCTCAATGTCACCGCCCTGATGACGCTCAAGCAGGTGCGCGAGATCGCGGCCTGTCTGGATCCCCAGGTGCCCAGCTGCGTTTCGATCTTCGCCGGGCGCATCGCGGACACCGGCGTCGATCCGGTGCCGATGATGCACGAGGCGGTGCGGATGCTCGAGCCGTTGCCAAAGGCCGAACTGATCTGGGCCAGCCCGCGCGAACTGCTCAATGTCTTCCACGCCGACTCGGTCGGCTGCCACATCATCACCGTGACCAACGACGTGCTCAAAAAGCTCGAGCTGGTGGGCAAGAATCTCGACGAGTACTCCCTGGAGACCGTCAAGATGTTCCACAACGACGCGCTCGCGGCCGGATTCAGCATCTGA